Part of the Zingiber officinale cultivar Zhangliang chromosome 6A, Zo_v1.1, whole genome shotgun sequence genome, CGGTGTCCTAAGgtgtatttagctatttatgtgctTTACACGTGCTAACACCTCATATGCCCTCAAGATTTTTCTGTGAACACAATATCTCTCTCCAATTTTCTTGTCATGTGGATCTGCCTATCAAGAGCTGCCTAACTTAGTCAAATTGGATACCATCAGAGTTGAATGTTTgaataattagaaataaaaaaaagctTTTATACTTTTGTATAAACCTCAATAGAATTCATGCAACTGGCCCAATTGCCCAAATCTTCATGATGATGATGTGACGATGATCTTGATGACCCATCAACTATGTTTATATGAAATGATACCAATGGAGTCCTGTTCAATAAGATGTCTATTAGATATTTCTAAACCAAATGCTGcaacttgttattcatcaaatTCAAAAAGTATACATGGTTCATTGTCCCCATGAGATGCCCAGTTAGTTAGAGGGTGACAAACTTGCTATAATGAGACAAGAGATTAATTCCCGCGGGTACATGCCCTTGGAGAAAAAACCCCCTCCCACCCCAGCCAACGTAGCGGTTGGCTATAAGCTgaccccatgatttacctcctttcaCATAACTTGGGAACGGGGCTATGAGAGGTACCAGGGGTGTGCGTAATTATCTTTTGCCACAATGTATTAAAAAAATAGACGAGCCTATTATCAACACTGCTTTTGTTGGTGGAACTTTCTGTCTTCAAAAATGCTAGTAAAAAGTTATTATTTGAATCTCTTGACAGATGAGCCATGTATGCCTTTTTTCGATTGTTAATGAGCCATGTATACTTTTTGAATTTGCTGAATAGCAAGTTGCAGCATTTGGTTTAGAAATATCTAACAGATAGCTTATTGAACAGGACTCCATTGGTGTCATTTCTTTATGAGAGGGGATGGCGTCAAAATTTTGTATGGGGTGGTTTTCCTGGTCCAGAGAGAGAGGTTTGCTGACTCTATTTCTTGCATCTTCTATTTGGCTTGCAACTTAATTTGAGCAACAGATTAGGAGACTATTTTTTTATTGCTTTAAGATTTATATGTTTTAATCTGATGGTTGCATATCACATTCTAAAATAGCAATAGCAATGGAAGCTGCTTTGCAATAAAATCAAAATGCTAATATTGTACTATTGTTAAAAACAACTGCATACAGTACTTGCAGAATTAGATGAATTCTTACCGACCATTTCTCTTTGCATTTCCCTAATTGGGCTTCTATGTTTATTTCCTTGTTCTTGGTGTCTCACTGCAGTTTGAAATGGCCAAAGGATATCTTAAACCCACTGCTGGAGGAACTATCATAGATGCTAGTTGTGGGAGTGGTTTATTCTCAAGGCTTTTTGCTAAAAGTGAGATGTTCTCATTGGTTGTTGCTTTGGATTTCTCAGAGAACATGCTGCAGCAGTGCCGCGATTTCATCAACCAGGAAGGCATTTCAAAAGAGTAATGAACTTCTAGAGACTGTCTTTTATCTTTATGAGAATTAAATCAGATTAATTCCTTTCCATCTAAAGCATTAGCCTATAATAATCTGTTATTTTGTTTCAGGAGGTTAATTTTGGTTAGAGCTGATATCTCTAGGCTTCCTTTTGTTTCAAGTTCCATAGATGCTGTACATGCTGGTGCAGCTATACATTGCTGGCCTTCTCCATCTGCTGGTGTATGTAttgtctctctttttttttcccctttgtTTTCTGCAACTCAATGATTGtccttttaaaaaatgaaaaaaaatatcgaGTAGGAATTCATGAGATTTGAGTTTATTATCCGACCAACAATAGTCAATTAAATTGTTCTTGGAGGTAGGCATCATCATGCCACTTCGATTGCAATTTATTCTGAAATAACTGCTCCTTTTTGCCATCTGAAGTTTTGTGACGTTTCTAGGTAGCAGAAGTAAGCAGAGTTCTGCGCCCTGGAGGTGTATTTGTTGCAACGACCTTCATACTTGATTCGATACCACTAACTGCTCAGATCTTGCAAACAGTTCGCCAGGTAATCCGTTCTTCATGCTTGTTCCGTAATGCAATGCTAAAACATGTTCGCACAAGTGCATTTCCAACAACCGGACACCCATATGGCTACAAAGCTTACTTTGTTTGATGTGTTCCATAAGATATTCTTCAAATTCGATCTTTTGTATTTATATTCCTGCCTATGGAAAATGAAATTCTTTTAGTCTGCAGTTTTTCACACGGGCTACGAGCAACTACCTCTTTCTGTCCGAAGGCGAACTCAAAGATCTCTGTAGAACATGTGGCTTGATTGGTTTTACATGCGTGAGAAATGGATCTTTCGTCATGATATCTGCAACTAAACCCAGTTAATCATCAAACTTGGAATTGATGGCAGGCTAATCCGAGTTAGGTTTCTCTGGATGTTATAATCGTTCGACCAACTTCTCGTTCATGGTCACTGAAAAGCTGCAGGCCTTGGGACAACTGATAGGATCTGAACTCTGATCCTGCTTTCAAATGAAGTTACGGCTAGCTGGTTCTTCCACGCCTCTCTGTTGCACTTATTGCTGTATGAAGATAGAAATAATTGATCCAAGTTGGATTTCTAAACCCGATTGCCATCTGCCTGTGTAAACAATAGCATGTATCATGTCGTACAGCATCAATTAATAAGTTATGTTTAGGATAatatgtataaattatgttttatcTGAAGATTGTTTTTTTATGTTataaaaaaaagattttctaaaaataatattatattttaggtGAAATCCAACGCCATGAATTTCCGATCCATAATAAGGAAATGGCAATGAATAGGTACCCGTAGTTTGTTACAACAAACGGGAAGCTTTGACTCACCGACACCTAATTTGTTAGTTGTCACCATCAGAAAGTTTTATATTGCAAGCCCGTGTGCCATTGTTGTCGAACCCACCAAACATGCTCCCCATCGCCGACCCAACGATGGCCGAGACGCAGACGTACGGTGACCGCCGGCGAACTCCCCATATCGTCCTCGTCCCAAGCGCCGGGATGGGTCACCTCACCCCCTTCCTGCGCCTCGCGGCCCAGCTCTCCGCCCGCGACTGCCGCGTCTCCCTCTTGACCACCCATCCCACGGTCTCCGCCGCGGAGGAACGCCACGTCGACGCTTTCTTCGCCGCGTTCCCCGGCGTCCGCCGCCTCGACCTCCACCTCCCACTGCTCGACCCATCCGAACTCAACTGCGCCGACCCCTTCTTCCTCCGCTTCGAATCCATCCGCCGTTCGGCCCACCTGCTCCCGCGCGTTCTCGCCGACGCCTCGCCGCCAGTTTCCGCCGTGATCGTCGACATCGTGGCGGCGTCCTCCTACCTCCCCGCTGTCGCCGAAATGGGACTCCCCAGCTATGTCCTCTTCACCTCCTCCGCCGCGATGCTCGCGCTCTGCGCCTACTTTCCCACCTACCTCGCCACGAAGAACACTTTCGGCGTCGGCGACATCGACATCCCCGGGGCGGGGAGGGTGCCGAAGTCCAGCGTCCCCATGCTGCTGCACGACCCAAACCAGCTCTTCGCGAAGCAATTCCTGGAGAACGGGCAAGCGCTCCCAAAAGCCGACGGCATTTTAGTGAACACCTTGCATGCGTTGGAGCCCGAGGTGCTCGCGGCGCTGAACGAGGGGAAAGTGACGCCCGATCTGCCTCCGGTCTTAGCGATCGGGCCGATCCTACCGGAGATGAGCGGGGAAGGGGAGTCCTTCTCGGCGCCGCTCGCTTGGCTGGATAGGCAGCCGGACAGATCGGTGGTGTACGTGAGCTTTGGGAGCCGAACGGCGATGCCGGCGGAGCAAATAAGGGAGTTAGGGATCGGGCTGGAGAGGAGCGGGTTGAGATTCCTGTGGGTGGTGAAGAGCAAGATGGTGGATCGGGCGGAGTTGGAGGTGGGGTTGGAGGAGCTGCTGGGGGAGGAATACCTGGCTAAGATCAAGGACAGGGGGATGGTGGTGAAGGATTGGGTAGAGCAGGCGGAGATCCTGCGGCACCGGGCGGTGGGAGGCTTCGTGAGCCACTGCGGCTGGAACTCAGTGACGGAGGCGGCACTGTACGGGGTGAGGATCCTGGCGTGGCCGATCGCCGGCGACCAGAGGGTGAACGCAGCGGTGGTGGCGCGGGGCGGACTGGGGATTTGGGTGGAAGGGTGGAGCTGGCAGGCAGAAGAGCCAATAAAGGCAGAGGAGATAAGCGAGCGGTTGAAGGATCTGATGGCCGTGGAGGGGCTGAGGGCGATGGGAGCCGAGGCGGCAGATGTCGGAGGAACCTCCTACCAAGTGCTAACGCGCTTCGTCGAGAGCTTAAAGCTTTAATTGTAATTGTAATGATCATTCTCTCAAGATTTACAACTCGATCGAAATCTGCACGATAATTCcttctaatttttattatattagttTCTAGTTTAAGACCATTAAACCTAACTCCTTCACTGTTGAAGTATGTAGTGCACATGGTAGTTTCTCATATcattttctataaaaggtttgtGATTGATAGGAATGTCATATTTTAGTTGGGatccaagtattttttttttttaaaaaaaaaggcacGAAGAAATTGTTCAAGTATCATTGTGTGGTGAAGTATGTATCAATTTGGAACAATTTGTTTATGATtccatgacttattgattttgattcTTTAGTGCCAATAATTTGTTTTATTCACTGTTAGCTAACTCCTTTGCCCAATAATTTATTGTCTCTCTTTGTTCTTATCTTTTGCTTTGATATGTCAATACCTAATATATATCCATATGCTATCTTGCTGATTGAACATTTTGTGAATTTAGTTATAGGTATTATCGTGGTgtccttataattttatttttattttgtctaTCAAACTTTGCCTCCGGGAAATAAGCTCGTCGTATAGTGATTAAATTTGGCTGAGTTAGTAGATGGAGTATGTAGCATATTGACTGGAATTATGAGCATGTTTtgtatataaagataattttccaagaacaaagcatatatcaaattccttgtCTGTTTTCAACATTTGTCTAGACAAGTTCTTGTCATTTTGTCAATCCTGCCTATAACTCAGCAAGTCCGCATCCTAAATCGATATTTGAATAGCTGATTTGTTATGACCTCCTCAGGCTCCAGGTTTAGATGCATTTTTCGCAGGTATAGTTGATTTCTTATTACCACGAGTATTTTTTAAGAATGTTCTTGATTGATTATTTATAAACTCAATGGTAAGGTCAATGAAATTCATTGATCTAATAGACAGACACTGGCAGAGTAAACTTATTCTGTGAATTTAAAGCTATGTGCATAAGTTTTCCAATGGAAGTTACCAAGACAACTCTAAGTTGGTTAacttgcttgtattgcataagttttatttcttagactataagtttgttatattgcttgtattttatgtagatttatatgaataaatctaattcTGGAATTGAGTGTTGTCCTGGAATTGCTttatattttatgtagatttttcTCTTCCGTTTTATAGACATTGAGTGTTGTCCTAGAATTCTGAAAATCCTTCTCTCATGTCCAGATATTAGAGCTATGCGAAATATTTATTCTCTGGTTACAGTTCATGCAGTACTTACTACAATTCTCTTTTTTtccttatattttatatttttttttgataagttttgtttaatttttctcttgcaggtacgtaactcgggcaattcgtgaggcttgagattTTGGATGCAAGGAGTGAACTTTGTTAGGTTGTAGATTGTCTTGCTAATGTGTATAagccatatggagaacagtaatggaaaacatgtgatttatggtttgatactactaagtttgatgagtacaactcattttgtatattttgtatatgtgtggctacaagatgatttATGGacgtttattttggatttaatgtagtatgATCCGGTGgcaaggacgggggaccctcgttggcggaaggtcaacgacacgtggaggtcaaaggtcaagagattcaaccctgagacccgaccgaccgaGCTGAGAGGGCCGACCGGCTACCCGACGGACTGGACTGAGAAGGCCGACCGGCcgggaatcccccgagccgaatgaaagacaacccgactaggggttgggtttctgatgctcaaggtaaaaaggtttcaggtTTGAGTGGGCACTCTGCTCGATCGGGGCGCAAGGCAACaaaggcaggagcaatctcatccgaacATACGACCGGGAcagaagtgatatgcctgccgagcggcctaaccgctcggccctggaacagacaagaggcacaagaggacaaaggagacaggggataacatcatcctcgagacatctgccgcCGACAGGCAGTAGGGTTGGcggtcgagccgtacacaggatcatacggtggaagcttccatcgtcacatccgggatatgctcggacgattgcgaaaTGACTTCAGAGGTCCTTTCTGacatgggctcgttaaggtatgtttggggaagcgtgcacgcatcaagAAGCATGCCCgcgtgtcacgcccccagaggagaccgtaccgaaaaatttcggcagcatctcccctgtacgggtgacaatctgaggcatacatacatacaatatacatcagccacatacggctggaatatatcaacacaaccacgcagttatataaccagcccactcggctggaacagaaataagcacaaccacgcagttatataaatatatgaatcagcccccacacggctgtactaaatcaacacagcggaaatcacaaacaacgatcacaaaacataaagtaactaactgcgagccggctcggcttgacacaataatatcaaaccaaatacaagagaacttaaatacataaacaagtacaaaacccaaaatacaaataacgtaagaaataccgaaatcgtaaggtcgtcctcgaatgtgacgtggaactggcggacaggatctccaggcgactccataactcctttacctgctacctggtgaaattaccaatatgcggggtggtgagtataaaaactcagcgggtaatagacagatagtgcatgagtatggtaaagaactagagatgcaaaggtatacagtctcgtatggaaatagcagatactacagtgatatcataacaagtgtccatacctgaaaccatatcctaggctagtggtagaaggtaaagtgtagcaaagtcctgctacagtactgctcataactacatggtatcatgtgaggtatatacatgtcaacagtaagtaggccagtgtctaaacacatatcacaggtataaatctcaacctatgtaagcataacagcataaataaacaacagcagtataatctagcaacagtagcatagataagcaacaacagcataagtaaacaaccagcagatataataacaacagcgtatgtacggatggtcaccccgcccacctctctgcaccacgacccctgtatggtcgagaggtcggatcgatgacaaactgtaccacccaaaggccgccactactctcgagtgaccggatgggcaggtgcatagtagctgaatagctacgtctgcgacggggtccctgctgccgcaactccagccgccactacccatgagtgaccgagtgtggcacgacaggacaagcggcacgctccagctaccactacccatgagtggccgagcgtgcggcccaggccaacgaccgtctcaaccacaagggagccaaagtcatcggctatgcatgcaatgacatgatgcgaaaatgcagcagtcatcatatatatataaacagaaacaggtatgctacatgaagccagcatgctcagcaaggtgtgtaaataaacagaaatcaaagcaggtaaacatggtatcaggtgtccatatatccagtacctactatctaatgtctgtatctggtatccaatacctagtactatagtatctgctaaatatcatgaatagcaacgagagactgtatagatacagaaacgagtagctcaaagatcgagtggaagtatcaaccgcaggaagaataagagtggagtcaagatagatacagcaactatctgaacataaagctcatgcactaggatcaaaatactaaagagataaagcaagaagtacccgcctttatccgCCAATCATGCTAAATAGTTCCATGTCGAAACGCTCGTCTCGAGTCAAAATCCTGCAAACCATATGATGTACATTTTAGCAAATTACCCATGCAACACTTAGCTAAACCCAAAGTCCAAACTAAtagaggaaaaaccctaatcgcaTGATCATTATCCAAATAGATGATAAACTCATCCTTAATCCACCAATCAATCCCTTAATTCTCAACAATTAATCACTAAGCAAATCCCATCATAAACCCTTATAAATCCACTCATCCACCCAATAATCACTCAGATCAACATATCAAGCATCATACCCAACCTACACAGTTCATCCGCGTGATCCGATGAGGTTTAATCATGTCATCTACAAATCCAATGTAAAACTAAATTCAACTATGTAAAACTAATACACAACTTACCCTAGTTTGATCCACAATTACTTATAGAAGCAATCCCATCCATAATAGCAGGTAGAAGTGAAGCTCTCCTAATAACCCACAGCCGAGGGATTGTTACTGCCTGTACGTGGCTCAAGCTATAGATCACCCACAAACAATGCTGGTTGGATCCACAAATGGCTCTAAATCTGTGTTGGTTGGAGCTGTGAAGGCCAAGAATCAATTAAGCGTTACCAACCTGATATAGAGCATGAAACCAGATCCAACTAATCCAAACCTTGCAAGACTTGCCCCAAATTCAGATTCATACATACTTCAATACACTTACCTCCAATCCGATGAAGGTAACTCCCGGTTGCCAGACAACCTCCGTAACGGCGTGTGGCATTGGTGATGGGGCTGCGGCATTCAGCACATCGGAATACCGCTGTGATGGCAAGCCAAGGCGGATGATAAGGTGACACCACAGTTAGGGCACAGATTGGACAAAGTCGCATGGTCCGATGATCGGAACTGCGATGTGCGGAAGTCCAGCGGCTCTCGTGCCGAGAAGAAGGAGGTGTGCTCGATTTAGGGCACCAGCGGTGTGAAGAGGGCGACGGCAACAGACAGGGACCGCGATGTCGATAGCTGCTAGCAATGGGCGCTGGCCTCTCACGAATAGGGTTCCACGACaacgagagagggagaggaagaaggcgaCATCGGGTGACGGCGACGACGTTCGGGTGCTGCGGCAGACGGCGACATCCAGCGTCAGGCTGTGGTGGCCGACGACAGCACGAGGAGGATGATCGGAGAAGGCAGCGCGTAAGGGAGATGAGAGGGGTCGGGAATGAAGGAGAAGAGGTGGTCGATGGGGATAAGGAGAGTGGGGGCGGCGGTGAAATCTCGGCGACAGAGAGCAAGAGGGAGGAAGGGAAATCGGCGCCTTCAAAGGTTAGGGCACGGTGAATAAAAATAATAGGttaaaaacttaggttcaatcaattaaactctaagttggtttcctcaatcaactcccactaaagggtattccaaacaggcttcctctaaacccaataattgatccccttaaaatacgtcatacgagctccgattaaatcccagaaaattcctaaaaattcccgaaaaatccaataagattatttgtcaaataaccttattatttagcTACTATttaggtaccgtattttacaccgcgtctccccggggtcctatataaggacccccagacgtcgacgaagatATGCGCAATCTTCACTGTAGCCatagttacgctgcctctctcatttctcgttgcctgacttgagcgttggagggtcgtcgccgggaaacccctcccggctcggcttctttgca contains:
- the LOC121998508 gene encoding uncharacterized methyltransferase At1g78140, chloroplastic-like isoform X1; this translates as MRSQDSRATCVAVIENPSVAANRRLDTAGKNQRERGRERMAWALAWSFGNVLSPRRCFLPWPRLVASRHLSVGGIARAATASLSSYSPPQADNAESHPDAAQDAKISADIPILACPICYNPLISKNGPVIRLASQSGSNFECHTCKKDYLSNDIYLDLTVAGGSEDYAETMPAATELFRTPLVSFLYERGWRQNFVWGGFPGPEREFEMAKGYLKPTAGGTIIDASCGSGLFSRLFAKSEMFSLVVALDFSENMLQQCRDFINQEGISKERLILVRADISRLPFVSSSIDAVHAGAAIHCWPSPSAGVAEVSRVLRPGGVFVATTFILDSIPLTAQILQTVRQFFTRATSNYLFLSEGELKDLCRTCGLIGFTCVRNGSFVMISATKPS
- the LOC121998508 gene encoding uncharacterized methyltransferase At1g78140, chloroplastic-like isoform X2, whose translation is MRSQDSRATCVAVIENPSVAANRRLDTAGKNQRERGRERMAWALAWSFGNVLSPRRCFLPWPRLVASRHLSVGGIARAATASLSSYSPPQADNAESHPDAAQDAKISADIPILACPICYNPLISKNGPVIRLASQSGSNFECHTCKKDYLSNDIYLDLTVAGGSEDYAETMPAATELFRTPLVSFLYERGWRQNFVWGGFPGPEREFEMAKGYLKPTAGGTIIDASCGSGLFSRLFAKSEMFSLVVALDFSENMLQQCRDFINQEGISKERLILVRADISRLPFVSSSIDAVHAGAAIHCWPSPSAGVAEVSRVLRPGGVFVATTFILDSIPLTAQILQTVRQSAVFHTGYEQLPLSVRRRTQRSL
- the LOC121998507 gene encoding UDP-glycosyltransferase CGT-like, with amino-acid sequence MLPIADPTMAETQTYGDRRRTPHIVLVPSAGMGHLTPFLRLAAQLSARDCRVSLLTTHPTVSAAEERHVDAFFAAFPGVRRLDLHLPLLDPSELNCADPFFLRFESIRRSAHLLPRVLADASPPVSAVIVDIVAASSYLPAVAEMGLPSYVLFTSSAAMLALCAYFPTYLATKNTFGVGDIDIPGAGRVPKSSVPMLLHDPNQLFAKQFLENGQALPKADGILVNTLHALEPEVLAALNEGKVTPDLPPVLAIGPILPEMSGEGESFSAPLAWLDRQPDRSVVYVSFGSRTAMPAEQIRELGIGLERSGLRFLWVVKSKMVDRAELEVGLEELLGEEYLAKIKDRGMVVKDWVEQAEILRHRAVGGFVSHCGWNSVTEAALYGVRILAWPIAGDQRVNAAVVARGGLGIWVEGWSWQAEEPIKAEEISERLKDLMAVEGLRAMGAEAADVGGTSYQVLTRFVESLKL